In a single window of the Pseudochaenichthys georgianus chromosome 16, fPseGeo1.2, whole genome shotgun sequence genome:
- the LOC117461495 gene encoding BAR/IMD domain-containing adapter protein 2, which translates to MSRTEEVNKMTENVYKGILDQFNPSLKNFVTMGKHYEKALTGVTVAAKGYFDALVKLGELASDSQGSKELGDTLFQMAEVHRQIQVQLEDVLKLFHSELLAQLEQKLELDIKYLTATLKKYQSDRRSKSESIERCQSELKKLRRKSQGSRHPNKYGDREMQFVELMSRRQVELDTLVASGYKSALTEERRRYCFLVDRQCSVTKLLVNYHSKVRELLSQKLSSWHQSCSQPTKLPERALNLLRHTAPQSSGAAGIAEVLRHTKIGSAQPEQRLSVQEVPPLMNGDSSRSQQRSLPSSSSQSDGCPPQGSPHTFSSLSSGGAAGGSSLGASPQHSSTPLSSPLPDSSTSSSPSASIPTLSSGSAQPGSLLLVAHTANLSPSLIPSTVMSLSQISPAGGPLHGMTLPIAHSAPHSPPLPHSAPLSRAMTPVQLLHQQVGPGGSNTSTLSHNPWLLKAADISATATLPLPRRPNSEMRLGGFQGSSLPRMLPLSGPNRVEAMFAHSPGASEAGGGGGAGGGACLLHFLPGDDISLLISEARDGWHYGQNERTGRKGWFPFSYTQSYHSTLDHLESSLFLSKANSTSTGQLDRLVSPGLPALTPESEEEHSLPPQRVSTFRPRPYSMADSTKITAELVSPPLSPNSRANPFAHVRLRRTVTNDRSAPIIE; encoded by the exons ATGTCTCGAACCGAGGAGGTCAACAAGATGACAGAAAATGTATATAAG GGGATTCTGGACCAGTTCAACCCCAGTCTGAAGAACTTTGTGACCATGGGCAAACACTACGAGAAAGCCCTGACCG GAGTCACTGTGGCGGCCAAAGGGTACTTTGATGCTCTGGTGAAACTTGGAGAGCTGGCGAGCGACAGCCAGGGCTCCAAAGAGCTGG GAGACACACTGTTTCAGATGGCCGAGGTCCACAGACAGATTCAGGTGCAGCTGGAAGACGTG TTAAAGTTATTTCACTCTGAGCTGCTCGCCCAGTTGGAGCAGAAGTTGGAACTGGATATTAAATACCTCACA gccaccctgaagaagtatcagaGTGATCGGAGGTCTAAATCTGAGTCTATTGAGCGATGCCAGTCCGAGCTGAAGAAACTccgcaggaagagtcagggcaGTCGCCACCCGAACAAATATGGAGACAGAGAGATGCAG TTTGTGGAGCTGATGAGTCGTCGTCAGGTCGAGCTGGACACGCTGGTTGCGTCGGGATACAAGTCTGCGCTCACTGAGGAAAGGAGACGATATTGCTTCCTGGTGGATCGACAGTGTAGTGTCACCAAACTGCTCGTCAACTACCACTCCAAG GTGAGAGAGCTCCTGTCACAGAAACTGTCCTCGTGGCATCAGTCATGTTCTCAGCCCACTAAACTCCCCGAGCGCGCTCTGAATCTGCTGCGTCACACCGCGCCTCAGAGCTCAGGAGCTGCAGGGATAGCCGAGGTCCTTCGCCACACCAAGATTGGCTCTGCTCAGCCAGAACAG AGGCTCTCAGTTCAGGAAGTCCCTCCCCTGATGAACGGAGACTCCAGTCGCTCCCAGCAGCGCTcgctcccctcctcctcctcccagaGTGACGGCTGTCCTCCTCAGGGCTCCCCCCACACTTTCAGCTCTCTCTCCAGTGGAGGAGCTGCTGGAGGTTCATCCCTAGGAGCGTCTCCTCAGCACAGCAGCACCCCTCTGTCCAGCCCCCTCCCTGACAGCAGCACCAGCAGCAGCCCCTCTGCCTCCATCCCCACTTTGTCCAGCGGCTCAGCCCAGCCAGGCTCTCTCCTGCTGGTCGCCCACACAGCCAACCTCTCCCCGAGCCTCATTCCCTCCACAGTGATGTCTCTCAGCCAGATCTCTCCAGCCGGTGGCCCCCTGCATGGCATGACCCTCCCCATCGCCCACAGCGCTCCTCACAGCCCCCCTCTGCCCCACAGTGCCCCTCTGTCCCGGGCCATGACTCCTGTGCAGTTACTGCACCAACAGGTGGGCCCAGGGGGGAGCAACACCTCCACCCTGTCTCATAACCCCTGGCTGCTGAAGGCCGCGGATATCAGTGCAACAGCAACACTTCCACTGCCGAGGAGACCCAACAGTGAGATGAGGCTGGGTGGATTTCAGG GCTCCAGTCTCCCCAGGATGCTGCCTTTATCTGGACCCAATCGTGTGGAAGCCATGTTCGCTCACAGTCCTGGGGCATCGGAGGCAGGTGGCGGTGGCGGCGCAGGAGGCGGGGCTTGTTTACTGCACTTCCTGCCTGGTGACGACATCTCCCTGCTCATCTCTGAGGCCAGAGACGGGTGGCACTACGGTCAAAATGAACGAACCGGACG GAAAGGCTGGTTCCCTTTCTCCTACACGCAGTCATACCACAGCACGCTCGATCACCTGGAGAG CTCCCTCTTCTTATCTAAGGCTAACAGCACCAGCACTGGCCAGCTCGACAGGCTGGTGTCTCCGGGTCTCCCGGCCCTCACCCCCGAATCAGAGGAGGAGCACTCCCTTCCTCCCCAGAGGGTCAGCACCTTCCGCCCGCGCCCGTACAGCATGGCCGACAGCACCAAG ATCACTGCTGAGTTGGTTTCTCCTCCACTCTCCCCAAACTCAAG GGCCAATCCATTTGCCCACGTTCGACTCAGAAGAACTGTCACCAACGATCGCTCAGCTCCCATCATTGAGTAA
- the ndufa3 gene encoding NADH dehydrogenase [ubiquinone] 1 alpha subcomplex subunit 3, translating to MAAIGAFLKNVWNKEPVLLTACTIGACGVVLPFISPFTKYSTMINASVPYNYPVPVRDDGNMPDVPAHPSEPKGPSMEWLRNL from the exons ATGGCGG CAATCGGAGCGTTCCTGAAGAACGTGTGGAATAAAGAGCCTGTCCTCCTGACCGCCTGTACTATTGGAGCGTGTG gggTGGTTCTTCCATTTATCAGCCCATTCACCAAGTACTCGACAATGATAAATGCATCTGTGCCGTACAACTACCCAG TCCCTGTGCGAGATGATGGGAACATGCCTGATGTCCCTGCTCATCCGTCTGAACCAAAAGGACCAAGCATGGAATGGCTTAGGAATCTTTAA
- the tfpt gene encoding TCF3 fusion partner produces MMEDFSGLALPPLFGGHILEAELEPGGVELGPGEVELGPGGSELLEGTEQDDEERRALDKRKYLALNRRCKDIEQVNQKILGRLHQVQRITRRLKKERRFLMKTLDTHGDDYRNAQLTILLEDEPGVHLDPAAGVKDDRPNGVSGSSSSAVLPHAALPKRKRHRIPRQEKDKDQQTEADMSVLAENQFGEMPSPTSLSH; encoded by the exons ATGATGGAGGATTTCTCTGGTTTGGCTTTGCCTCCTCTGTTCGGTGGACACATCctggaggcagagctggagccTGGTGGCGTGGAGCTGGGACCAGGGGAG GTGGAGCTGGGCCCGGGAGGCAGTGAGCTGCTGGAGGGTACAGAGCAGGACGATgaagagaggagagctcttgATAAGAGGAAATATCTGGCTCTGAATAGGAGATGTAAAGACATTGAACAG gTGAATCAGAAGATTCTTGGTCGCCTTCATCAAGTACAAAGAATAACACGACGCTTGAAGAAGGAGAGACG GTTTCTCATGAAGACTTTAGACACTCATGGGGACGACTACAGGAACGCTCAGCTCACTATACTTCTAGAG GATGAGCCTGGAGTCCATTTAGACCCTGCTGCAGGAGTGAAGGATGACCGGCCTAATGGTGTGTCAGGTTCCTCCTCGTCTGCTGTGTTGCCTCATGCTGCGCTGCCAAAGAGGAAAAGACACAGAATACCACGGCAAGAAAAAGATAAAGACCAACAG ACTGAAGCAGACATGTCAGTGTTGGCAGAGAATCAGTTTGGAGAAATGCCCAGCCCGACCTCTCTGTCTCACTGA
- the cnot3a gene encoding CCR4-NOT transcription complex subunit 3a isoform X2, whose translation MADKRKLQGEIDRCLKKVAEGVEQFEDIWQKLHNAANANQKEKYEADLKKEIKKLQRLRDQIKTWVASNEIKDKRQLVENRKLIETQMERFKVVERETKTKAYSKEGLGLAQKVDPAQREKEETGLWLTCTIDTLNMQVDQFESEIESLSVQTRKKKGDKDDRIEELKRMVERHRFHIRMLETILRMLDNDSIVVDSILKIKDDVDYYIDSSQDPDFEENEFIYDDLDLDDIPLVATSPSGQGPLDDEMFLQSCSTPTSTTSSSPIPPSPATCTAESSEDDKKRGRSTDSEVSQSPVKNGTPSLLSSFSSSTTSGSSSSSSLVSMASVIGGIPTVLPSCSLIGSFSSAVQQHQPALQQQPLPPNQPQQQPPQTKPSVPSNNTPSPPNNPLLPASPAPSLPTPTPISSAPISQSQFISMPSPASSLGLGLSLGLSNIGLTGTSSVNQMSGLGLSGHHSPLNTMAGLISGSTPAPYAQAASGGLGLSSITQSIMSAESSTSIPPSGSSGVTTNGAGLGLGLLGSSPAHNSLSASILSLVPGQNIAPGASQLPLSSVSTTPGAVGMMGGIGGNVGVVGGVNAAPARPPSGLKQNGSTSYSAVVAENSTESALSIPSQSQSSQSSSLSSSNSQPMDNGSSLISSITLPPSSPSPSFSDSTPGGGSLLNGPHSYTQASEALKAPEPLSSLKAMAERAALGSGLDGEIPNLHLTERDIFSSSSAAPGTPAAPQPSVSEVSIPPSLGVCPLGPTPLPKDQLYQQAMQESAWTHMPHPSDSERIRQYLMRNPCPTLPFHHQIPPHHSDSIEFYQRLSTETLFFIFYYLEGTKAQYLSAKALKKQSWRFHTKYMMWFQRHEEPKTITDEFEQGTYIYFDYEKWGQRKKEGFTFEYRYLEDRDLQ comes from the exons ATGGCTGACAAGAGAAAACTTCAAG GTGAGATCGACAGATGTTTGAAAAAAGTAGCTGAAGGTGTGGAACAGTTTGAAGACATCTGGCAAAAG CTCCATAATGCAGCCAATGCAAACCAGAAGGAAAAATATGAGGCTGACCTCAAGAAAGAGATTAAAAAACTACAG CGACTGAGAGATCAGATAAAAACATGGGTGGCCTCAAACGAGATCAAAGACAAAAGGCAGCTAGTCGAAAACCGCAAACTAATAGAGACG CAAATGGAGCGGTTCAAGGTGGTGGAAcgtgaaacaaaaacaaaagcctACTCTAAAGAAGGCTTGGGGCTCGCTCAGAAAGTGGATCCAGCTCAGAGGGAAAAAGAGGAAACGGGACTGTGGCTAACA TGTACGATAGACACTCTAAATATGCAGGTGGATCAGTTTGAAAGTGAGATAGAATCTCTTTCAGTTCAGACAAGAAAAAAGAAGGGCGACAAAGAT GATCGCATTGAGGAGCTAAAACGAATGGTTGAAAGGCATCGATTCCACATTCGCATGTTGGAGACCATTTTACGAATGCTGGACAATGACTCTATAGTGGTGGATTCAATCCTGAAGATCAAGGATGATGTTGATTACTACATCGACTCGTCTCAGGACCCGGACTTTGAGGAGAATGAGTTCATCTACGACGACTTAGACCTGGATGACATCC CATTAGTGGCAACTTCTCCTTCGGGTCAGGGGCCTCTGGATGATGAGATGTTCCTGCAATCCTGCAGCACTCCCACTTCCACAACCTCCTCTTCACCCATTCCTCCTTCCCCGGCCACTTGCACTGCT GAGAGCTCAGAGGACGATAAGAAAAGGGGACGCTCGACAGACAGTGAAGTTAGTCAG TCGCCTGTGAAGAACGGCACCCCATCCTTGCTATCTTCCTTCTCGTCCTCCACGACCTCGgggtcctcctcgtcctcctccctcGTGTCCATGGCGAGTGTTATCGGAGGCATTCCCACGGTTCTACCCAGCTGCAGTCTCATAGGGAGCTTCAGCAGTGCGGTGCAGCAACATCAACCTGCACTACAGCAGCAGCCTCTGCCACCAAACCAACCGCAGCAACAGCCACCTCAGACAAAACCCTCTGTCCCCTCAAACAACACCCCCAGCCCGCCCAACAACCCCCTCCTCCCAGCCTCACCTGCCCCCTCTCTCCCCACGCCCACACCCATTTCTTCAGCTCCCATTTCTCAATCACAGTTCATATCTATGCCCTCCCCGGCATCCAGTTTGGGACTCGGGCTGAGTCTGGGTTTGAGCAATATCGGCCTGACGGGGACCAGCAGTGTCAACCAAATGTCTGGTTTGGGTCTTAGCGGCCACCACTCCCCCTTAAACACAATGGCAGGGCTCATTTCAGGCTCCACCCCGGCCCCCTACGCTCAGGCAGCATCAGGAGGTTTGGGTTTGAGCAGCATCACTCAGTCCATCATGTCAGCGGAGAGCAGCACCTCCATCCCCCCCTCTGGCTCCAGTGGAGTCACCACCAACGGGGCGGGGTTGGGGCTCGGCTTGCTTGGTTCCAGCCCGGCCCACAACTCTTTGAGTGCGAGTATTCTGAGTTTGGTTCCTGGGCAAAATATAGCCCCCGGTGCCTCGCAGCTGCCCCTGAGTTCTGTCAGCACGACACCCGGAGCAGTTGGCATGATGGGAGGCATTGGAGGGAATGTCGGCGTGGTTGGAGGCGTGAATGCTGCTCCTGCACGACCACCAAGTGGCCTGAAGCAAAATGGAAGCACAA GTTACAGTGCTGTAGTGGCAGAGAACTCGACAGAATCAGCTCTAAGCATACCGAGCCAGTCACAAAGCAGCCAGTCCTCGTCTCTCAGTTCTTCAAACAGTCAGCC GATGGACAACGGCTCCAGTTTAATCAGCTCCATCACCCTGCCTCCCAGCTCTCCCTCCCCCTCGTTCTCTGACAGCACACCCGGTGGAGGGAGTCTTCTCAACGGGCCCCACTCCTACACACAGGCCTCGGAGGCCCTCAAG GCCCCCGAGCCTCTCAGCTCTCTGAAGGCGATGGCTGAGAGAGCAGCGCTGGGATCCGGTCTGGATGGAGAGATCCCCAACCTGCACCTAACAGAGAGAG ATATCTTCTCTAGTTCGTCTGCGGCGCCCGGCACACCTGCCGCCCCCCAGCCGTCCGTGTCGGAAGTCAGCATTCCCCCCTCGCTAGGGGTCTGTCCCCTCGGCCCTACCCCCCTCCCCAAAGACCAGCTCTACCAGCAGGCCATGCAGGAGTCAGCATGGACGCACATGCCCCACCCCTCGGACTCGGAGAGGATCAG GCAATACCTGATGAGGAATCCGTGTCCCACACTACCCTTCCACCATCAGATACCCCCGCACCACTCTGACTCCATTGAGTTTTACCAGAGACTGTCCACAGAAACTCTCTTTTTCATCTTCTACTACCTGGAG gGCACCAAGGCTCAGTATCTGTCTGCCAAGGCTCTGAAGAAACAGTCATGGAGGTTTCACACAAAATACATGATGTGGTTCCAGAGGCACGAGGAGCCCAAGACTATCACTGATGAGTTTGAACAG GGCACTTACATTTACTTTGACTATGAGAAATGGGGCCAGAGGAAGAAGGAGGGATTCACCTTCGAGTACAGGTACCTGGAAGACAGAGATCTGCAGTGA
- the cnot3a gene encoding CCR4-NOT transcription complex subunit 3a isoform X1, with translation MADKRKLQGEIDRCLKKVAEGVEQFEDIWQKLHNAANANQKEKYEADLKKEIKKLQRLRDQIKTWVASNEIKDKRQLVENRKLIETQMERFKVVERETKTKAYSKEGLGLAQKVDPAQREKEETGLWLTCTIDTLNMQVDQFESEIESLSVQTRKKKGDKDQDRIEELKRMVERHRFHIRMLETILRMLDNDSIVVDSILKIKDDVDYYIDSSQDPDFEENEFIYDDLDLDDIPLVATSPSGQGPLDDEMFLQSCSTPTSTTSSSPIPPSPATCTAESSEDDKKRGRSTDSEVSQSPVKNGTPSLLSSFSSSTTSGSSSSSSLVSMASVIGGIPTVLPSCSLIGSFSSAVQQHQPALQQQPLPPNQPQQQPPQTKPSVPSNNTPSPPNNPLLPASPAPSLPTPTPISSAPISQSQFISMPSPASSLGLGLSLGLSNIGLTGTSSVNQMSGLGLSGHHSPLNTMAGLISGSTPAPYAQAASGGLGLSSITQSIMSAESSTSIPPSGSSGVTTNGAGLGLGLLGSSPAHNSLSASILSLVPGQNIAPGASQLPLSSVSTTPGAVGMMGGIGGNVGVVGGVNAAPARPPSGLKQNGSTSYSAVVAENSTESALSIPSQSQSSQSSSLSSSNSQPMDNGSSLISSITLPPSSPSPSFSDSTPGGGSLLNGPHSYTQASEALKAPEPLSSLKAMAERAALGSGLDGEIPNLHLTERDIFSSSSAAPGTPAAPQPSVSEVSIPPSLGVCPLGPTPLPKDQLYQQAMQESAWTHMPHPSDSERIRQYLMRNPCPTLPFHHQIPPHHSDSIEFYQRLSTETLFFIFYYLEGTKAQYLSAKALKKQSWRFHTKYMMWFQRHEEPKTITDEFEQGTYIYFDYEKWGQRKKEGFTFEYRYLEDRDLQ, from the exons ATGGCTGACAAGAGAAAACTTCAAG GTGAGATCGACAGATGTTTGAAAAAAGTAGCTGAAGGTGTGGAACAGTTTGAAGACATCTGGCAAAAG CTCCATAATGCAGCCAATGCAAACCAGAAGGAAAAATATGAGGCTGACCTCAAGAAAGAGATTAAAAAACTACAG CGACTGAGAGATCAGATAAAAACATGGGTGGCCTCAAACGAGATCAAAGACAAAAGGCAGCTAGTCGAAAACCGCAAACTAATAGAGACG CAAATGGAGCGGTTCAAGGTGGTGGAAcgtgaaacaaaaacaaaagcctACTCTAAAGAAGGCTTGGGGCTCGCTCAGAAAGTGGATCCAGCTCAGAGGGAAAAAGAGGAAACGGGACTGTGGCTAACA TGTACGATAGACACTCTAAATATGCAGGTGGATCAGTTTGAAAGTGAGATAGAATCTCTTTCAGTTCAGACAAGAAAAAAGAAGGGCGACAAAGAT CAGGATCGCATTGAGGAGCTAAAACGAATGGTTGAAAGGCATCGATTCCACATTCGCATGTTGGAGACCATTTTACGAATGCTGGACAATGACTCTATAGTGGTGGATTCAATCCTGAAGATCAAGGATGATGTTGATTACTACATCGACTCGTCTCAGGACCCGGACTTTGAGGAGAATGAGTTCATCTACGACGACTTAGACCTGGATGACATCC CATTAGTGGCAACTTCTCCTTCGGGTCAGGGGCCTCTGGATGATGAGATGTTCCTGCAATCCTGCAGCACTCCCACTTCCACAACCTCCTCTTCACCCATTCCTCCTTCCCCGGCCACTTGCACTGCT GAGAGCTCAGAGGACGATAAGAAAAGGGGACGCTCGACAGACAGTGAAGTTAGTCAG TCGCCTGTGAAGAACGGCACCCCATCCTTGCTATCTTCCTTCTCGTCCTCCACGACCTCGgggtcctcctcgtcctcctccctcGTGTCCATGGCGAGTGTTATCGGAGGCATTCCCACGGTTCTACCCAGCTGCAGTCTCATAGGGAGCTTCAGCAGTGCGGTGCAGCAACATCAACCTGCACTACAGCAGCAGCCTCTGCCACCAAACCAACCGCAGCAACAGCCACCTCAGACAAAACCCTCTGTCCCCTCAAACAACACCCCCAGCCCGCCCAACAACCCCCTCCTCCCAGCCTCACCTGCCCCCTCTCTCCCCACGCCCACACCCATTTCTTCAGCTCCCATTTCTCAATCACAGTTCATATCTATGCCCTCCCCGGCATCCAGTTTGGGACTCGGGCTGAGTCTGGGTTTGAGCAATATCGGCCTGACGGGGACCAGCAGTGTCAACCAAATGTCTGGTTTGGGTCTTAGCGGCCACCACTCCCCCTTAAACACAATGGCAGGGCTCATTTCAGGCTCCACCCCGGCCCCCTACGCTCAGGCAGCATCAGGAGGTTTGGGTTTGAGCAGCATCACTCAGTCCATCATGTCAGCGGAGAGCAGCACCTCCATCCCCCCCTCTGGCTCCAGTGGAGTCACCACCAACGGGGCGGGGTTGGGGCTCGGCTTGCTTGGTTCCAGCCCGGCCCACAACTCTTTGAGTGCGAGTATTCTGAGTTTGGTTCCTGGGCAAAATATAGCCCCCGGTGCCTCGCAGCTGCCCCTGAGTTCTGTCAGCACGACACCCGGAGCAGTTGGCATGATGGGAGGCATTGGAGGGAATGTCGGCGTGGTTGGAGGCGTGAATGCTGCTCCTGCACGACCACCAAGTGGCCTGAAGCAAAATGGAAGCACAA GTTACAGTGCTGTAGTGGCAGAGAACTCGACAGAATCAGCTCTAAGCATACCGAGCCAGTCACAAAGCAGCCAGTCCTCGTCTCTCAGTTCTTCAAACAGTCAGCC GATGGACAACGGCTCCAGTTTAATCAGCTCCATCACCCTGCCTCCCAGCTCTCCCTCCCCCTCGTTCTCTGACAGCACACCCGGTGGAGGGAGTCTTCTCAACGGGCCCCACTCCTACACACAGGCCTCGGAGGCCCTCAAG GCCCCCGAGCCTCTCAGCTCTCTGAAGGCGATGGCTGAGAGAGCAGCGCTGGGATCCGGTCTGGATGGAGAGATCCCCAACCTGCACCTAACAGAGAGAG ATATCTTCTCTAGTTCGTCTGCGGCGCCCGGCACACCTGCCGCCCCCCAGCCGTCCGTGTCGGAAGTCAGCATTCCCCCCTCGCTAGGGGTCTGTCCCCTCGGCCCTACCCCCCTCCCCAAAGACCAGCTCTACCAGCAGGCCATGCAGGAGTCAGCATGGACGCACATGCCCCACCCCTCGGACTCGGAGAGGATCAG GCAATACCTGATGAGGAATCCGTGTCCCACACTACCCTTCCACCATCAGATACCCCCGCACCACTCTGACTCCATTGAGTTTTACCAGAGACTGTCCACAGAAACTCTCTTTTTCATCTTCTACTACCTGGAG gGCACCAAGGCTCAGTATCTGTCTGCCAAGGCTCTGAAGAAACAGTCATGGAGGTTTCACACAAAATACATGATGTGGTTCCAGAGGCACGAGGAGCCCAAGACTATCACTGATGAGTTTGAACAG GGCACTTACATTTACTTTGACTATGAGAAATGGGGCCAGAGGAAGAAGGAGGGATTCACCTTCGAGTACAGGTACCTGGAAGACAGAGATCTGCAGTGA